A stretch of Fundicoccus culcitae DNA encodes these proteins:
- a CDS encoding MBL fold metallo-hydrolase, whose amino-acid sequence MELTVIGYHGGSAPADHATSSYLLKVDGFQLLLDCGAGTMSQLQKVADIDQIDHVLITHYHYDHFSDGGAFVYNRLVKKMLNPALNPLTIFTQEDGVISPTLKMGENSQLVYIDEDSQLSLEGMSIRFMVTTHPVKCLAVRIEKDAKVLVYTADSSLTAELIEFSMGADLLVTECSLYSGYSGAKSGHMNTEEVAELINRSGAKKTILSHLPIYGDHQVMLETVKGLTDKEVVLAEKFLTVEI is encoded by the coding sequence ATGGAATTAACGGTTATTGGTTATCATGGGGGTAGTGCACCGGCAGATCATGCAACGTCGTCATACTTGTTAAAGGTGGATGGCTTTCAATTGTTGCTGGATTGTGGGGCGGGAACGATGAGCCAATTACAAAAAGTGGCAGACATTGACCAGATTGACCATGTGTTGATTACGCATTATCATTACGATCATTTTAGTGATGGCGGTGCTTTTGTGTATAATCGGTTGGTAAAGAAGATGCTAAATCCTGCTTTGAATCCTTTGACCATTTTTACGCAAGAAGATGGTGTTATTAGTCCAACTTTGAAGATGGGGGAGAATAGTCAGTTAGTTTATATTGATGAAGATTCGCAGTTATCATTAGAAGGTATGAGCATTCGATTTATGGTAACCACTCATCCAGTGAAGTGTTTGGCAGTCAGGATTGAAAAGGACGCAAAGGTTTTGGTTTACACCGCGGATTCTTCTTTAACGGCTGAGTTGATTGAATTTAGCATGGGAGCTGATTTGTTAGTGACTGAGTGCAGTTTGTATTCTGGTTACAGTGGTGCTAAGTCAGGACATATGAATACGGAAGAAGTCGCTGAGTTGATTAATAGAAGTGGCGCTAAGAAGACGATTTTATCGCATTTACCGATTTACGGTGATCATCAAGTCATGTTAGAGACGGTGAAAGGTTTAACGGACAAAGAAGTGGTTTTGGCTGAGAAGTTTTTGACGGTGGAAATATAG